From Peptostreptococcaceae bacterium:
ATAATCCTATTGGATGAGCCATTCGGAGGTTTGGACGCAATAACTAAAAGGAAGATGCAGGCCTGGCTCCTAGAGGTGCTTGAAACCTTGAACGCCTCTGTATTCTTCATAACGCATGACATAGAAGAGGCCATTCTTCTCTCGGACAGGATATATGTTCTGTCTGAAAGACCGGCCAGCTTATCCATGGAAATACCTGTGAATATAGAAAGACCGAGAGATCCGGAGATTGTGACAAGCCAAAAATTTAACGAAATCAGGAAACAAATCCTTGAGCTTTTGAGGTAGAAAGGGGAAATATGAGTTTTTTTGATATCGAGGCGCAGAAGTACGATGCATGGTACGACACTACCCAAGGTGGATTCGTAGACGAAACAGAGACTGCATTGGCCTTTAGCATGTTTAGCCCAATGCCTGGAAGCAAACTGCTTGACGCTGGTTGCGGAACGGGAAATTTCAGTTTAAAATTGGCTGAAAAAGGCGTGAGGGTTACCGGAATAGACATCTCGGAAGAGATGATGTCAGTGGCCAGGATTAAAACTGAAAAAGCGGGTTTTGATGTCGAATATAGGCTGGGGAATCTCTACTGTCTTCCGTTTGAAGACGAAAGCTTTGATGCCGTTTTTTCGATGGCCGCATTCGAATTCATCAAAGAGCCCCAGAAAGCCTTCGACGAGCTGATGAGGGTTACCAAGAATGGAGGGACCCTGATGATAGGGACAATAAATGGAGACAGTCCATGGGGAGAGCTCTATAAAACCAAGGAATTCAAGGAGAAAACTGTATTCAAGCATGCCGATTTTAAGGCCATGGAGGACATGGAAGTTTTGTGTCCTGAGAAGCTTGTTGATAAGGGGGCTTGTCTTTTTATGCCGCCAACGGCTCCCGAAAAGGACTTTTGCTGGGAGTCTGAGAATTCTCTTTCTAATAAAGAAAGGGGCGGTTATATTTGTCTGATGTGGAAAAAATAAATTGCGCGCGGATTTCTTTCGCTCCGCTTAGCGTGGAGGATATCGAATCACCGGTGAATGAGGTCTTGAGGCTAATAGAATCTTCAGGACTTAAGGTTGAAACAGGAGCAATGGATACCTTGGTCTGGGGTTCTCCGGGGGAAATTTCGGATATCATTGAAAAAATTCAATCCGAAATGGACGGAAAAGCAAAATATATTTTGGACATAAGAATATCGAATACCTGTGGATGTGCTGGTGATGGACGGAGCTGCCGGTTATAAAAAAATATTTATTGAAAATGTATTGACAAGTACTTTTCACGCCCGTATAATAGTCATTAATTAAAGATTACAGCGATGATGGGAAGAGTAAATAAGTGATGACGTTCAAGCGAGCCGGTTGTGGTGAGAGTCCGGCAACAGATTTCTTATTGAAGAACATCCCAGAGCTTCCGACCGAAATCCCCGCAGGGGAGAGTAGACTCGGACGGTACCGGACCGTTACTGTCGGCAGGCATCGAGTCAAGGCTCCGTGTTTATGAGATGGACCGTTTATCGGT
This genomic window contains:
- a CDS encoding ABC transporter ATP-binding protein, which produces IILLDEPFGGLDAITKRKMQAWLLEVLETLNASVFFITHDIEEAILLSDRIYVLSERPASLSMEIPVNIERPRDPEIVTSQKFNEIRKQILELLR
- a CDS encoding class I SAM-dependent methyltransferase, whose product is MSFFDIEAQKYDAWYDTTQGGFVDETETALAFSMFSPMPGSKLLDAGCGTGNFSLKLAEKGVRVTGIDISEEMMSVARIKTEKAGFDVEYRLGNLYCLPFEDESFDAVFSMAAFEFIKEPQKAFDELMRVTKNGGTLMIGTINGDSPWGELYKTKEFKEKTVFKHADFKAMEDMEVLCPEKLVDKGACLFMPPTAPEKDFCWESENSLSNKERGGYICLMWKK
- a CDS encoding thiamine-binding protein, translating into MSDVEKINCARISFAPLSVEDIESPVNEVLRLIESSGLKVETGAMDTLVWGSPGEISDIIEKIQSEMDGKAKYILDIRISNTCGCAGDGRSCRL